From a single Paenibacillus sp. FSL W8-0426 genomic region:
- a CDS encoding chromosome condensation regulator translates to MDYYSPMEAALKVKPWPKNTIAAGRRHSVGIASDGTVMAVGDNKHGQCDVGDWRDVVAVAAGNVHMATNTGNAHTIGLISNGTVVAAGWNKHHQCDVNDWQDIAAVAAGWRYTIGLGADGKVVAAGRNHEGQCNVSHWRDIIAISAGDWHTVGLQSDGTVMAAGNNRYGQCNVNDWDNIVAVAAGYLHTIGLKSDGTVVAAGRNHEGQCDVSHWNGIVAIAAGSNHTIGLGADGTVKAAGWNKYSQCDVDSWRDIVAVAAGCTHTLGLQQNGIMVAVGDNEYGQCDVSGWRGIGLPGESFRTCSGEI, encoded by the coding sequence AAACCGTGGCCAAAAAATACGATTGCGGCAGGGCGCCGTCATTCCGTTGGAATTGCATCGGACGGCACCGTGATGGCTGTAGGCGATAACAAACACGGCCAATGTGATGTCGGGGACTGGCGAGATGTGGTGGCGGTTGCCGCCGGTAATGTTCATATGGCGACGAATACGGGAAATGCCCATACGATTGGCCTTATATCGAACGGCACGGTGGTTGCCGCAGGTTGGAACAAGCATCATCAATGCGATGTAAACGATTGGCAAGATATTGCAGCTGTAGCAGCGGGTTGGCGGTACACGATTGGGCTTGGAGCCGATGGGAAGGTGGTTGCTGCGGGTCGAAATCATGAAGGCCAATGCAATGTTAGCCATTGGCGCGATATTATAGCGATCTCCGCGGGTGACTGGCATACTGTCGGGCTTCAATCGGACGGTACCGTAATGGCTGCGGGCAATAATCGGTATGGCCAATGCAATGTAAACGACTGGGACAATATCGTAGCGGTGGCGGCAGGTTACCTCCATACTATTGGACTAAAGTCGGACGGCACCGTAGTTGCTGCAGGGCGTAATCACGAAGGCCAATGTGACGTAAGCCATTGGAACGGGATCGTCGCCATAGCGGCGGGCAGTAATCATACGATCGGTCTTGGAGCCGACGGCACTGTAAAGGCAGCGGGTTGGAACAAGTACAGCCAATGCGATGTAGACAGCTGGAGGGATATCGTGGCGGTAGCGGCAGGCTGCACGCATACCCTTGGCCTTCAACAGAACGGCATCATGGTCGCTGTGGGAGATAATGAGTACGGTCAATGCGATGTAAGCGGTTGGCGCGGCATTGGACTGCCGGGGGAATCGTTTCGGACATGCAGCGGCGAAATATAG
- a CDS encoding glycosyltransferase, whose amino-acid sequence MLYTIIVPVNQDYNILNLFTDSLLRTVSPSSEIIFINDGSGAAVLQHLEKLKQEVREGVTIEILQHDFPLGCAVSINSALRIAKGDYIFFLDSDTILQPNWQWMMKETLDRDITIGMTGGVLLYPQTGGVQHCGIAFADTIGRHLFLNASPEDIPKETFSVQLVVFAMFGMKREVYETIGLLDEKFFNGYEDFDYQMRARAAGYDTVINPDILAYHWERSSGIHRNFNRKNNLARFWKKWGNEIEADIWPFVFGHLKSQLEGQGEDRHLPIVGIDLAEVRSDAETFWTKLEEADIAPVAEVRDYSNRFHSNGAIWLPQVLGKELIHTENRLLFLVDNFARLLENRYWIEMRHAQRAKDLIIDLYGNVITMDRIYDGCWPGTKVR is encoded by the coding sequence ATGCTTTATACCATTATCGTGCCAGTTAACCAGGACTATAACATTCTGAACCTCTTCACCGATTCGCTGCTTCGGACGGTTAGCCCGTCCAGCGAAATCATCTTCATTAACGATGGCTCGGGTGCGGCCGTCCTGCAGCATTTGGAAAAATTGAAGCAGGAAGTCAGAGAAGGCGTAACCATCGAAATTTTGCAGCATGATTTTCCGCTCGGATGTGCCGTATCCATCAATAGCGCGCTGCGCATCGCCAAAGGCGACTATATTTTCTTCCTGGACTCCGACACGATTCTTCAGCCCAACTGGCAATGGATGATGAAAGAGACGCTGGACAGGGATATTACGATCGGCATGACCGGCGGCGTGCTGTTATATCCGCAAACCGGCGGCGTACAGCACTGCGGCATCGCTTTTGCGGACACGATCGGCCGCCATCTCTTCCTGAACGCGTCTCCCGAAGATATCCCGAAAGAGACCTTTTCGGTTCAACTCGTCGTCTTCGCCATGTTCGGCATGAAGAGAGAAGTGTACGAGACGATCGGCTTGCTCGACGAAAAGTTCTTTAATGGATACGAAGACTTCGATTATCAAATGCGGGCACGGGCCGCAGGTTACGATACGGTCATCAATCCCGACATCCTTGCTTACCACTGGGAAAGAAGCAGCGGAATCCACCGGAACTTCAACCGCAAAAACAATCTGGCGCGGTTTTGGAAGAAATGGGGCAACGAAATCGAAGCCGATATCTGGCCGTTCGTATTCGGTCACTTGAAGTCACAGCTTGAAGGCCAAGGCGAAGACCGACATCTGCCGATCGTAGGCATTGATCTCGCCGAGGTGCGCAGCGATGCGGAAACGTTCTGGACGAAGCTGGAAGAAGCGGACATTGCGCCTGTTGCCGAAGTTCGGGACTATTCCAACCGTTTCCATTCGAATGGAGCCATCTGGCTACCGCAGGTACTCGGCAAGGAACTGATCCATACCGAGAACCGGCTGCTGTTTTTGGTGGACAATTTCGCCCGACTGCTGGAAAACCGGTATTGGATCGAGATGAGGCATGCCCAAAGGGCCAAAGACCTGATCATCGACTTGTATGGAAATGTCATTACGATGGATCGCATCTACGACGGGTGCTGGCCTGGAACGAAAGTACGCTAA
- a CDS encoding aminotransferase class III-fold pyridoxal phosphate-dependent enzyme, which produces MNTKESALERAVRFNRNLEWLEQVEKVIPSGCSTLAKAPERLFPGHTPVCCAEARHSRFTDIDGNEWLDCEMAMGTASWGHARHEIQLAVIHQLKKGTSYSIPAEIELQCAELILKRFEGRYASLRFTKSGADAVSGAVRLARAGSGKSKVIATAYHGWHDWSAYGYYGRETKGRGIPVDIERTTIWVDKPSPERIEPLIASSAEDIACIVLCPNEWKRDALERVVSLCRSQDIIVIFDEVTSGIRMGKQATAGEYGIWPDLLCISKGMANGLPLGAVLGPEHLMSLSGQVKFSNAHSSETTALAAAIACEKLMENAKTWPSWREPAARIMDRIESELVLLGLTDQLALKGTYASFYIQSISEENFQADPFREFMVKKMAHFGIFTKGYFLFSDMHTREEMLWVEEALLQTLSDWKEVQRQQYLSRVTITKKIKA; this is translated from the coding sequence GTGAATACAAAAGAGAGCGCGCTGGAGCGTGCCGTCAGGTTTAACCGGAATCTGGAGTGGTTGGAACAGGTCGAAAAAGTCATCCCGAGCGGATGCAGCACGCTTGCCAAGGCGCCGGAACGATTGTTTCCCGGTCACACCCCCGTCTGCTGCGCGGAGGCTCGCCATTCCCGCTTTACGGACATTGACGGGAACGAGTGGCTGGATTGCGAAATGGCCATGGGAACTGCCTCCTGGGGACATGCCCGGCATGAGATTCAGCTGGCCGTCATCCATCAGTTGAAAAAAGGAACCAGTTATTCCATTCCGGCCGAGATCGAGCTGCAATGCGCCGAATTGATTTTGAAGCGGTTCGAAGGCCGATATGCCTCGCTCCGATTTACCAAAAGCGGTGCCGATGCCGTCAGCGGGGCAGTGAGGCTTGCACGCGCAGGGAGCGGCAAAAGCAAAGTGATCGCGACGGCGTACCATGGGTGGCATGATTGGTCTGCTTACGGCTACTATGGCCGCGAAACCAAAGGCCGCGGCATTCCGGTGGATATCGAACGCACGACCATCTGGGTGGACAAACCCTCGCCTGAACGCATCGAACCTTTGATTGCATCTTCGGCCGAAGACATTGCCTGCATTGTGCTGTGCCCTAACGAATGGAAACGCGATGCCCTGGAGCGGGTCGTGTCGCTCTGCCGATCGCAGGACATCATCGTCATCTTTGACGAAGTCACTTCCGGCATTCGCATGGGCAAGCAGGCCACAGCGGGGGAGTACGGCATCTGGCCTGACCTGCTCTGCATTTCCAAAGGCATGGCGAACGGATTGCCCCTTGGTGCCGTGCTTGGACCAGAGCATCTGATGTCGTTGTCGGGACAGGTCAAATTCAGCAACGCCCATTCCAGCGAAACGACCGCGCTCGCGGCAGCGATCGCCTGCGAAAAATTGATGGAAAACGCGAAGACATGGCCGAGCTGGAGAGAGCCCGCTGCGCGGATTATGGACCGGATCGAGTCCGAACTGGTTTTGCTCGGATTAACCGATCAGTTGGCACTGAAAGGAACCTATGCGAGTTTCTACATCCAATCCATTTCGGAAGAGAATTTCCAGGCAGACCCGTTTCGTGAATTTATGGTGAAAAAAATGGCCCACTTCGGCATTTTCACCAAAGGTTATTTCTTGTTCTCGGACATGCATACCCGGGAAGAAATGCTTTGGGTAGAAGAAGCTCTCCTGCAAACGTTGTCGGATTGGAAAGAGGTTCAAAGACAGCAATACCTTTCTCGCGTAACCATAACCAAAAAAATCAAAGCGTAA
- a CDS encoding alcohol dehydrogenase catalytic domain-containing protein has protein sequence MKALVYQDRKEVALLDIEEPRIEKANQVKVKIYGSGICGTDLNIVKDKIPANRGTVIGHEGVGTVVEVGPEVRSLRVGDRVLIDPTQSCGICSYCREGQFIYCENFEDHQVGMTIHGTFAEYYVGDEKYIYPIPDSMSWETAMMVEPLGCVLQTFMKAGVKPSDSVLVLGSGAIGSLCQLVSKRLARLTVGTEVDPYRIQFASTIADHVFHPQELTLDKVYEINNNHKFDIVVDAVGNQLHVGFELVAKGGKIIPMGYDDSYQVTFKPTDVINEGLSVIGAVASHSMISTALKFAQSIPELERMVTSTELLSDYEQAFNGTMGYHLRTGEPLPMNSVKTALII, from the coding sequence TTGAAAGCACTCGTATATCAAGACCGCAAAGAGGTAGCCCTGCTGGACATTGAAGAGCCGCGCATCGAAAAGGCAAACCAGGTCAAAGTCAAAATTTACGGTTCGGGCATTTGCGGCACGGATCTGAACATCGTGAAAGATAAAATTCCTGCCAACCGGGGAACGGTGATCGGACACGAGGGCGTTGGCACGGTGGTTGAGGTCGGACCGGAGGTTCGAAGCCTTCGCGTCGGGGATCGGGTGTTGATCGACCCTACCCAGTCTTGCGGAATTTGCTCGTATTGCCGCGAAGGCCAGTTCATCTATTGCGAAAACTTTGAAGACCACCAGGTGGGCATGACCATTCATGGTACGTTTGCAGAATATTATGTCGGCGACGAGAAGTATATTTATCCGATCCCGGACTCCATGAGCTGGGAAACCGCGATGATGGTCGAGCCGCTCGGCTGCGTTCTGCAAACGTTCATGAAAGCAGGGGTCAAACCGAGCGATTCGGTTCTGGTCCTCGGTTCCGGCGCCATCGGTTCCCTGTGCCAGCTCGTCAGCAAACGATTGGCCAGGCTGACGGTCGGCACGGAGGTCGATCCGTATCGCATTCAATTCGCTTCTACCATTGCCGACCATGTGTTCCACCCGCAGGAGCTGACATTGGACAAGGTATACGAAATTAACAACAACCACAAGTTCGATATCGTGGTGGATGCTGTGGGGAACCAGCTTCACGTCGGATTCGAGCTGGTCGCCAAAGGCGGGAAAATCATTCCGATGGGGTATGACGACAGCTACCAGGTGACGTTCAAACCGACCGACGTCATCAATGAAGGTCTCAGCGTCATCGGTGCGGTCGCTTCCCACTCCATGATCAGCACCGCCCTGAAGTTTGCGCAGAGCATTCCGGAACTGGAACGAATGGTTACGTCCACGGAATTGCTGAGCGATTACGAGCAAGCCTTTAACGGTACAATGGGGTACCACCTGCGGACAGGAGAACCGCTGCCGATGAATTCGGTTAAAACCGCGCTGATCATATAG
- a CDS encoding MFS transporter translates to MKLLQDLPRNPRYSILLEPVWAIPGTIVLFYAPLYMKEVGLSDIEIGLINSVNLYFAFIFQLFAGSVTNKLGRKRTTLIFDLLAWSVPMFIWAFSQNFWLFLIAYLLNATSKFVTVSFNCLIIEDVEEHKRSKVFGILNMIITAAGVLTPIAGIVIADVGIVPTLASIYFIGGILMTAMFFIRNRYTDETEVGKELMGLHSQTRVLGGLASSLRLFGKSFYKRSLLPIILITVISNLILQLNFFQVVFFKEQLKFDDRVISFIPVVTALTVMLLYLVIFPRLKRRSEEKYVSFSIMLSTVGSVLFLLIPVGNVSMLFMTLIVLAAGNFILQTYRDSLLMNRLGTHEKADMYSAVQTVMTLTAIPSGYLTGLLYHHNPVLLFGVILALYVVLMVIMLFLPDPKNQHAQAIETYKNM, encoded by the coding sequence TTGAAGCTGCTGCAAGATTTGCCGAGAAATCCACGGTACTCCATATTGCTCGAACCGGTGTGGGCCATACCCGGAACGATTGTTCTTTTTTACGCGCCTTTGTACATGAAGGAAGTTGGCCTTTCGGATATCGAGATCGGCTTGATCAATTCGGTAAATCTTTATTTTGCTTTCATTTTTCAATTGTTTGCCGGTTCCGTAACGAACAAGCTGGGGCGCAAACGGACAACGTTGATTTTCGACCTGCTTGCCTGGAGCGTTCCGATGTTCATTTGGGCGTTTTCGCAAAACTTCTGGTTGTTCCTGATCGCTTACCTGCTCAATGCAACGTCCAAATTCGTGACGGTTTCCTTCAATTGCCTCATCATCGAGGATGTGGAGGAGCACAAACGGTCCAAGGTTTTCGGCATCCTGAACATGATCATTACGGCGGCTGGCGTACTGACCCCGATTGCGGGGATCGTCATCGCGGATGTCGGCATCGTGCCGACCCTGGCGAGCATTTATTTTATCGGAGGCATCCTTATGACAGCGATGTTTTTCATTCGCAACCGCTACACGGATGAAACCGAGGTAGGGAAGGAACTCATGGGGCTGCACAGCCAAACCCGGGTGCTTGGGGGGCTTGCTTCCAGTTTGCGATTGTTCGGCAAATCGTTCTACAAGCGCAGTCTGCTGCCGATCATATTGATCACGGTCATCTCCAATCTGATTTTGCAGCTGAATTTTTTCCAGGTCGTTTTTTTCAAGGAGCAGTTGAAGTTTGACGATCGCGTCATTTCGTTTATCCCGGTGGTGACCGCCCTTACGGTCATGCTCCTCTATCTGGTGATTTTCCCGCGCCTGAAACGCCGGTCGGAGGAAAAGTACGTGAGCTTCTCCATTATGTTGAGTACGGTCGGTTCGGTGCTTTTTCTGCTCATTCCCGTCGGAAATGTGTCGATGCTGTTCATGACGCTAATCGTGCTCGCAGCAGGCAATTTCATTCTGCAAACTTATCGGGATTCGCTGCTCATGAACCGTCTGGGCACCCATGAAAAAGCCGACATGTATTCAGCCGTGCAAACGGTCATGACTTTGACGGCCATTCCATCGGGGTATTTGACCGGTTTGCTTTATCACCACAATCCCGTTCTGTTGTTCGGTGTCATTCTTGCGTTGTATGTCGTGCTGATGGTTATCATGCTGTTCCTGCCTGATCCCAAAAACCAACATGCTCAAGCGATTGAGACTTACAAGAATATGTAG
- a CDS encoding DUF1349 domain-containing protein, with protein sequence MINAFDSNTREQLSWINEPKAWSYTDQGSLTVEAQPDTDFFQDPAGINVRASAPFLGMPLPGDFEMTAQLTVDMKHQYDSGCLMLMADERNWCKLCFEFDGSVPTIVSVVTRDGLSDDCNSVEVTVSHPFLRIRKVEHCISFFYSPDGEEWKLIRYFGMPVKGELRGGVVAQSPTGTGCTCHFLSLQVTRPDLAARF encoded by the coding sequence ATGATAAACGCATTCGACAGCAATACGCGGGAACAATTGAGCTGGATCAATGAGCCGAAGGCCTGGTCTTATACGGATCAAGGAAGCCTGACCGTGGAAGCCCAGCCGGATACGGATTTCTTTCAAGACCCCGCTGGCATAAACGTCCGGGCATCCGCGCCTTTCCTGGGCATGCCCCTGCCGGGCGACTTCGAGATGACCGCGCAATTGACCGTAGACATGAAACACCAATACGATTCCGGCTGCCTGATGCTCATGGCCGATGAACGGAACTGGTGCAAGCTTTGTTTCGAATTCGACGGCAGCGTGCCAACCATCGTGTCGGTCGTTACCAGAGACGGTTTGTCCGACGACTGCAACTCGGTTGAAGTGACCGTATCCCATCCCTTTTTGCGCATTCGCAAAGTGGAGCACTGCATCTCGTTTTTTTATTCGCCTGATGGGGAAGAGTGGAAACTTATTCGATATTTCGGCATGCCGGTTAAAGGGGAACTCCGGGGCGGGGTCGTTGCTCAGTCGCCTACGGGAACAGGCTGTACCTGCCATTTTCTAAGCTTGCAGGTGACTCGTCCGGATTTGGCTGCACGTTTCTGA
- a CDS encoding HAD family hydrolase, which translates to MVKAFILDFDGLIVDTETPWYYAFRDIYQEHGLELGLELWSRNVGTDFEDFHPYLYLEKTLQRSIDHDHIKRLSEQKYAAYLGQAAILPGVLELLKSAREQGIRLAVASSSTRDWVHGYLQTLGIFDQFAVIHTAEDVKRVKPDPELYLLALKSLGIEASEAVVFEDSPNGLKAAKAAGIRCVIVPNEVTRNLQFQLHDLRLSSLIEFQLEKL; encoded by the coding sequence ATGGTCAAAGCGTTCATATTGGATTTTGATGGACTTATTGTGGATACCGAAACCCCTTGGTACTATGCCTTTCGCGATATTTATCAAGAGCATGGGCTTGAGCTGGGCCTGGAATTGTGGTCCCGTAACGTGGGCACCGATTTTGAAGACTTCCATCCTTATCTTTATCTGGAGAAAACGCTGCAAAGATCGATCGACCACGATCACATCAAGCGACTCTCGGAGCAGAAATACGCCGCCTATCTGGGGCAGGCAGCCATTCTCCCGGGCGTTCTAGAATTGCTCAAATCGGCCAGAGAACAAGGGATTCGTCTAGCCGTAGCCTCCAGTTCCACCCGGGACTGGGTGCATGGTTATTTGCAAACCCTCGGCATTTTCGACCAATTTGCGGTCATTCACACGGCCGAGGACGTTAAACGGGTCAAACCGGACCCGGAGCTGTACCTGCTGGCCCTGAAGAGCCTCGGCATCGAGGCGTCCGAAGCGGTTGTGTTCGAAGATTCGCCTAACGGGCTGAAAGCCGCCAAAGCAGCAGGCATTCGCTGCGTCATCGTGCCGAATGAAGTAACGCGCAATTTGCAATTTCAACTTCATGACCTGAGGCTGTCGTCGCTGATCGAGTTCCAATTGGAAAAACTCTAA
- a CDS encoding AraC family transcriptional regulator has protein sequence MPKPSMENPLDADMPLMITGQIQLTVNEFMHWSDRSRDYTIVKCIEGTGRIAASDDEFLIREGTALIMFPEVAYRYRNLSESLLFDGLTFNGYLLPRFLQSLKIGKLRAFKPDGLLQILLHEITLAQESRHKNQIWHVSALLYMLLVRLNIEGDHLGTFERSEARLKLAELIAFIEQNYHQDLSLSTLAQQMNITEQHLNRIFKKEFHMTPLDYLLRYRLLKAKEMLIHDHAAPAHEIAKAVGFNSASYFGAVFKKHEGISPIELRKQYLG, from the coding sequence ATGCCGAAACCTAGCATGGAGAATCCGCTGGATGCCGATATGCCGCTTATGATTACAGGGCAAATCCAGTTGACCGTAAATGAATTCATGCACTGGAGCGACCGTTCGCGGGATTACACCATAGTGAAATGCATCGAGGGAACCGGGCGAATCGCAGCCAGCGACGACGAATTTCTGATCCGCGAAGGAACCGCTCTTATTATGTTTCCGGAGGTTGCCTACCGTTACCGCAATCTTAGCGAATCGCTATTGTTCGATGGTTTGACGTTCAATGGCTATTTATTGCCCCGTTTCCTGCAATCCTTGAAAATCGGGAAACTGCGTGCCTTCAAGCCGGACGGTTTGCTTCAAATCCTGCTGCATGAAATAACGCTGGCGCAGGAGTCCAGGCACAAGAACCAGATCTGGCACGTTTCCGCACTGCTGTACATGCTGCTGGTCAGGTTGAACATCGAGGGCGACCATTTGGGCACGTTTGAACGTTCCGAAGCCCGATTAAAGCTGGCTGAACTCATTGCTTTTATCGAGCAGAACTATCACCAGGATCTCTCGTTGTCAACCTTGGCCCAGCAGATGAACATCACCGAGCAGCATTTGAACCGGATTTTCAAAAAAGAGTTTCATATGACGCCGCTAGATTACCTGCTTCGATACCGTTTGCTGAAAGCCAAGGAAATGCTTATCCATGATCATGCCGCCCCGGCCCACGAAATTGCCAAAGCGGTCGGTTTCAACAGCGCGAGTTACTTCGGGGCCGTATTCAAAAAACATGAAGGCATCTCCCCGATCGAATTGCGCAAGCAATACCTCGGTTAG
- a CDS encoding antibiotic biosynthesis monooxygenase: MLIQTRSILVEKGYSNQVVERFSGPTPVVDMPGLIDFSVMVNKKSKEQEEVLIIIRWESEEAWKNWEKSDAHIKGHREQRNQEKPAYLISTTVNMYEVQTVKNGSGSVSGEVNA; encoded by the coding sequence ATGTTAATCCAAACCCGAAGCATCCTTGTCGAGAAAGGGTACAGTAACCAAGTCGTAGAACGTTTCAGCGGTCCAACCCCTGTTGTGGACATGCCAGGCCTGATTGATTTCAGCGTGATGGTCAACAAGAAGAGCAAAGAACAAGAAGAAGTACTGATCATCATCCGCTGGGAATCGGAGGAGGCCTGGAAAAATTGGGAGAAGAGCGATGCACACATCAAGGGACACCGGGAACAAAGAAACCAGGAAAAACCGGCGTATCTGATCAGTACGACGGTGAACATGTATGAAGTGCAAACGGTGAAGAACGGAAGCGGGTCCGTGAGCGGAGAAGTTAACGCATAG
- a CDS encoding LysR family transcriptional regulator — translation MNRSLLQLIVSISETRSFTIAGEKMNMTQPAVSRAVTTLERELGVTLLIRDRRNGVALTPVGERIVRIFREILQGYDKVDQEISSEKGVETGSVRIGAFPVASSYFVPKLISRIKKLYPKLEFSIVEGTITEVQSWLDNRQIDVGLLIPSDQTSHSFPLYREGIYAVMRDDHPLAKKDVITPQDLRGEPMLLWKAGYEPPVLKWFESAGETPRVEYILYNYRTSLQMILAGEGLAVMSELSLLDLPQGIAVKRLSPSAYRDIHMATGPVEDCTIAVKTFIDVARKSFPFQAEHAPLIDV, via the coding sequence ATGAACAGATCATTGCTGCAGCTCATCGTCTCCATTTCGGAGACACGCAGTTTCACGATTGCTGGCGAGAAAATGAATATGACCCAACCTGCCGTCAGCCGTGCGGTCACTACGCTGGAACGCGAGCTTGGCGTCACGCTGTTGATTCGGGATCGGCGAAACGGCGTTGCGCTCACGCCGGTCGGCGAACGGATCGTCCGCATTTTTCGGGAAATTCTTCAAGGTTACGATAAAGTCGATCAGGAAATATCCAGCGAAAAAGGGGTGGAGACCGGCTCAGTGCGCATCGGCGCTTTCCCCGTAGCCTCGTCCTACTTTGTCCCGAAGCTGATCAGCCGGATCAAAAAGCTTTATCCAAAGCTGGAGTTCAGCATCGTGGAAGGTACCATTACCGAAGTTCAGTCCTGGTTGGACAATCGGCAAATCGATGTCGGTCTGTTGATTCCTTCGGATCAAACCTCCCATTCTTTTCCGCTTTACAGAGAAGGTATCTATGCCGTGATGAGAGACGACCATCCACTGGCGAAGAAGGATGTGATTACCCCCCAAGATTTACGAGGGGAACCCATGCTGCTGTGGAAAGCAGGATATGAACCGCCTGTCCTGAAGTGGTTTGAAAGCGCCGGAGAAACGCCCCGAGTGGAATACATCCTCTATAATTACAGAACCTCGCTGCAAATGATCCTGGCAGGCGAAGGTCTGGCGGTCATGTCGGAGCTTTCCCTTCTGGACCTGCCGCAGGGCATTGCGGTCAAACGGCTCTCTCCCTCGGCCTATCGTGACATCCATATGGCCACCGGTCCCGTGGAGGATTGTACCATTGCCGTAAAGACGTTTATCGACGTTGCGCGAAAATCATTCCCTTTTCAAGCGGAACACGCGCCCTTGATTGATGTATGA
- a CDS encoding DMT family transporter translates to MKAKAWLFLILANLFWAGNLIFGKAVTSDFSPVWASFLRWGIAALVLIPLAQLAEKPNWVKVWKNNWGVLLFLSVVGVVLYTLLTYTALRYTSSTNGSLINSLTPAVMIILSLLFLKENITGWQGVGLVLSFLGVLTVLTKGHLLGVFNTHYNQGDGIMFAAVFLWAMYSLIGKRAQHLPPITFVAFTAFIGVICMVPLLFLQPLSTEHITSSGITGVIYLGLFPSIGSFLFWNQGVKELGPGKASITMNLMPIFTAILSVILGQQLLISQIVGGVIVIVGMLLSANLMARRGKGRTLWKRTGRTV, encoded by the coding sequence ATGAAAGCAAAAGCTTGGCTATTTTTAATACTGGCGAATCTGTTTTGGGCCGGAAACCTGATTTTCGGCAAAGCGGTAACGTCTGATTTCTCGCCGGTCTGGGCGTCCTTTTTGCGGTGGGGCATCGCGGCTTTGGTGTTGATTCCGCTGGCGCAGCTGGCGGAGAAGCCGAATTGGGTGAAAGTATGGAAGAACAACTGGGGAGTGCTGCTATTCCTTTCAGTGGTGGGCGTTGTTCTCTATACCCTTCTCACCTATACAGCACTCCGGTACACTTCGTCGACGAACGGAAGTTTGATCAACAGTTTGACTCCGGCCGTCATGATTATCCTTTCGCTGTTATTTCTCAAAGAGAACATTACCGGGTGGCAGGGAGTGGGGCTGGTGTTGTCTTTTTTGGGCGTGCTGACGGTGTTGACCAAAGGACATTTGCTGGGTGTATTCAACACGCATTACAACCAGGGAGACGGCATCATGTTTGCTGCCGTATTTCTGTGGGCCATGTATTCGCTGATCGGCAAACGGGCCCAGCATCTTCCGCCGATCACATTTGTAGCGTTTACGGCGTTTATAGGCGTCATATGCATGGTACCGCTCCTGTTTCTACAACCATTGTCTACGGAGCACATCACGTCTTCGGGCATTACAGGCGTCATCTATTTGGGCTTGTTCCCTTCCATTGGATCATTTCTGTTCTGGAACCAAGGCGTTAAGGAACTTGGACCGGGCAAAGCCAGCATTACGATGAATTTGATGCCCATCTTTACCGCGATTCTTTCCGTGATTCTTGGCCAGCAGCTGCTGATTTCACAAATCGTCGGCGGCGTGATCGTCATCGTGGGCATGCTGCTTTCGGCCAATCTGATGGCCCGGAGAGGAAAAGGCAGGACGCTGTGGAAGCGAACCGGCAGAACGGTATAA